The nucleotide sequence ACCTGCGGGGTGCGGGCGACGGCGGAGAGCGTGTCGGCGAGCATGGCCAGCACCAGGTCGCGGCGCCGGACGTCGGGCACCGCCTCGGCCAGGCGGCTCTTGGCGTTGAGGAGGTCCTTCACGGCCAGCACCACGTGGACGCCCGCGGCGGAGGGGGTGGCAGTGGGGGAGGACACGGCTTGATCCTGCCAGCCGCAGGTCGCCGGAGCGGTTAGGCCATGATGGTCTGCCGGGCAGGACCGAGGCAGCAGACGTTTCAGGACAGGGGTTCGAGTGGCGCGAGTGGCCGTGCTGGGTGCGGGTTCGTGGGGCACCACCTTTGCCAAGGTGCTGGCCGACGCGGGCAGCGACGTGACGCTGTGGGCGCGCCGGCCCGAGGTCGCCCGCCAGGTGCAGGAGCAGCGGCGCAACGCCGACTACCTGCCCGGCGTGACGCTGCCGGACACCCTGTGCGCCACCTCCGACGCCCGAGCCGCCCTCGACGGAGCCGACATCGTGGCGCTGGCCGTGCCCGCGCAGTCGCTGCGGGAGAACCTGGTGGGGTGGACCGACGGCCTTCCGGCGCACGCGACGCTGCTGTCGCTGGCCAAGGGCGTGGAGCTGGGCACCCTGCAGCGGATGACCGAGGTGGTGCGCGAGGTGACCGGGGCGGCCGCCGACCGGGTGGCGGTGCTGTCCGGGCCGAACCTGGCCCGCGAGATCGCGCTGGAGCAGCCCACCGCCACCGTGATCGCCTGCCTGGACCACGAGCGGGCGGTGGCCGTGCAGCAGGCGTGCACCAGCTGGTACTTCCGCCCGTACACCAACACCGACGTGCTGGGCTGCGAGCTGGCCGGGGCCTACAAGAACGTCATCGCGCTGGCCTGCGGGATGGCCGTGGGCATGGGGATGGGGGAGAACTCCCTGGCCAGCATCATCACCCGCGGCCTGGCCGAGACCACCCGCCTGGGCGTCGCGCTCGGTGCGGAGCCCGCCACCTTCGCCGGGCTGGCCGGGATGGGTGACCTGGTGGCCACCTGCTCGTCCACGCTGTCGCGCAACCGCACCTTCGGGGCGCGGCTGGGGGCGGGGGAGTCGCTGGAACAGGCGCAGCTGGCCACCAAGGGCCAGGTCGCCGAGGGCGTCAAGAGCTGCTCGGCCATCACCGAGCTGGCCGCGCGACACTCGGTGGACGTGCCCATCGCCGCCGGGGTGCACCGGGTGTGCCACGACGGGCTCAGCGTGCAGGTGCTGGCCTCCCAGCTGCTCGGCCGCAGGACCAAGCCGGAATGAGCACCCCCGAGCAGGGCCTGGGCGACTCCACCCGCTGCGTGCGCGCCGGGGTGGCCCCCGGGGCGCCGGGCGAGCCGATCATGCCGGGACCGGTGCTGGCCGCCCCGTACCACCTCAGCGCCGACGAGGGCAGCGAGAGCGACTTCTACGCGCGCAACTCCAACCCCACCTGGCGGGGGCTGGAGCTGGCGCTGAGCCAGCTGGAGGGCGAGGGCTCGCCGGAGGTCGGTGCGGCGGTGTTCGGCACGGGGATGTCGGCCATCACCGTGCTGATGCGCACCGTGCTGCGGCCCGGGGACGTGCTGGTGATGCCCTCGGACGGGTACTACCTGGCGCGGGCGTACGCCGCGGAGAAGCTGGTGCCCCAGGGCATCGAGGTGCGCGAGGTGGACACCCCGGCGATGGTGGAGGCAGTGGCTGGGGCACGGCTGGTGCTGGCCGAGTCGCCGTCCAACCCGGGTCTGGACGTGGTGGACCTGCGCGCGCTGAGCGCCGCCTGCCGGCGGGCGGGAGCCCTGCTGGCGGTGGACAACACCACGGCCACCCCGCTGGGCCAGCTGCCGCTGCAGCTGGGCGCCGACGTGGTGGTGGCCAGCGGCACCAAGGCACTCTCCGGGCACAGCGACCTGCTGATGGGCTACCTGGCCACCGCTGACGCCGAGCTGCTCGGGCAGGTCTACCGCGAGCGGACGATGTCCGGGGTGGTGCTGGGACCGTTCGAGGCGTGGCTGGCCCACCGCAGCATCGGCAGTGCCGCGCTGCGGCTGGACCGCCAGGGCACCAACGCGGCGGCGCTGGCCGAGCTGCTGGTGCGCCACCCGGCCGTGACCGACGTCCGCTGGCCGGGCCTGGCTGACGATCCTGCGCACGCGGTGGCCGCCACCCAGATGAGCCGGTTCGGCGGGTTGGTGCGCGGCGTGCTGCCCTCGGCGGAGGCGGTGCACGCACTGGTGGCGGCCAGCGAGCTGACCACCCTGGCCACCAGCTTCGGCGGGCTGCACACCACCATCGACCGGCGGGCCCGCTGGGGTGATGACGTGGCACCGGGGTTCTTCCGGCTCTCCTGCGGCATCGAGGACACCGACGACCTGGTCCGCGACCTCACCCAGGCGCTGGACTCGCTGCGCTAGTCCGGTGCAGGGCTAGCCCCGGTCCCTGACGTGCGCGGGCACGGCGGCCTCCACCGGCAGCAGGGCACACGGCTGCGGCTCGCCCCAGCTCTGGGTCACGGGCAGCACCCCGGCCCAGGCTGTGCCCGCCTCGACGTCGGCGTCGTCGTCCACCGGGGGCCCCTGGCGCACCTTGACGCTGGCCTCGCTGGTGTCGATGGCCAGCACGGCCGTGGCGGCGAGCTCTTTGGCGGAGGGGCCGCGGGCGTGCTCCCACGAGCCGGGCGTCACGTGCTCCACCAGGGCGCGCAGGGCGGCCAGCTTCTCCTGCGGGTCGGTCACCGGGCGGGCCTCGGCGTGCAGGACGGCGCTGCGGTAGTTGGCGGAGTGGTGGAACACCGAGCGGGCGTAGACCAGGCCGTCGAGCAGGGTGACGGTGAGGCAGACCCGGTGGCCGGCGGCGGCGCGCAGGCTCGGGGCGCCGGTGGAGGCGTGCACGTAGACCGTGTCGCCCACGCGGCCGTAGGTGGTGGGCAGCACCAGGGGAGCACCGTCGACCACCACGCCCAGGTGGGCGACCAGGCCGGCGTCGAGCACGGCGTGCAGGTCGGCCCGGTCGGTGCGGGCCCGCGCGGACTTGCGGACGGTGCTGCGCGGGGTCGGCGAGAGCTCGGGGGACATGCGCACGATCCTCGCACCCGAGGGCGGTGGGCTGCGACGGGTTTCAGCGCGGCAGGGCGGCGCAGAGCTGGTCGATCTCGTCGGTGGTGTTGTAGTAGTGCACGGAGGCGCGCACCAGGTCCTGCTGGGCGTGCGGGTCGAACCGGGAGTTGGCCGCGGTGGTGACGCTGGTGTTGATCCCCGCCCGGCGCAGCTGTGCCGAGACGTCGGCCGAGGCGGCGTCGTGCACGCTGAAGGTGACGATGCCGCAGAGCCGCTCGCCGCGGTCGTGCACCTGGACGTGGGGGAGCTCGCGCAGCCGCTCGCGCAGCGTGGCGGCCACGGTGGTGATGCGTTCGGCGATGGCGGGCAGGCCCCACTGCAGGGCGTGGTCCACGGCGACGCCGAGGCCGATCTTTCCGGCGACGTTGCCCTCCCAGGTCTCGAAGCGGCGGGCACCGGGAGCGACCGTGAAGGTGTCGGGACCGGTCCAGGACGCGGAGTGCAGGTCGAGGAACGGCGGCTGGAGCCGGTCGGCGAGGGACTCGGCGACGTAGAGGAACCCGGTTCCCCGCGGGCCGCGGAGGAACTTGCGGCCGGTGGCCGAGAGCATGTCGCAGCCGAGCGTGCGGACGTCCAGGGGCAGCTGACCGGCGGACTGGCAGGCGTCGAGCAGGAAGGGGACCCCGGCGGCGCGGGTGAGCGTGCCGATGCCCTCGGCGGGGTTGACCAGGCCGCCGTGGGTGGGCACGTGGGTGACGGCGACCAGCTTGACGGTGCTGTCCAGCCGCTCGGCCAGGTCGGTCAGGTCGACCTGGCCGTGCTCGTCGTCGGCCAGGACCTCGATGCGCGCCCCCGTCCGCTGGGCGACCTGGAGCAGCGCCAGCGCGTTGCTGGCGTACTCCGCGGTGCTGGTGAGGATGCGGTCGCCGGGGGAGAAGGACAGCGAGTAGAACGCCATGTCCCACGCCCGGGTGGCGTTCTCCACCAGCGCGACCTCGGTGTCGGCGCAGCCGAGCAGCTCGGCCACCGCGGAGTAGGTGTGTGCGGTGGCCTCCGCCGCCTGTGCCGCGGCCTCGTACCCGCCGATGCGTGCCTCCAGCCGCAGGTGGTCGATGACCGCCTCGGTGACGGCGTCCGGGGGCAGCGCGGCACCGGCGTTGTTGAGGTGCGCCACCTCGCGGCAGCCTGAGGTCTCGCGACGGGCGCGATCGACGTCCAGCGGCATGACCAGGACCTTAGCTAGAAGGGTGGTGGGTCGGCGCTGGCGGTGACGAGGTGGTGCGCAGCCGGGTGGGTGGCCTGGCCACGGTTGTGGTCGTCCCCGTCGGTGTTGTCCCCGTCGATGTCGTGGTGGGTGGGGACGTGGTGCAGGAAGTCGTGACGCTCGGCGCCGGTGAGGTGGTCCTCGGACGGTGGCGGCAGGTGGTGTGGGTCGCCGGGGACGGTGTCGTGGGTGGTGCCGGTGGGGCTGGTCCAGCGCATGACGGCGCCGCGTTGGGGCTGCACGGTCCAGTCGCCGTGGGTCTTGAGGCGGTGGTGCCAGCGGCACAGGCACTGCAGGTTGGTGGCCACGGTGAGCCCACCAGCGGCGGGGTTGGAGTGGTGGAAGGGCTCGACGTGGTCGAGGTCGCAGCGGGCGGCGGGCACCGCGCAGCCGGGGAAGCGGCAGTGGCCGTCGCGGGCGCGGACCAGCCGGGCCAGGGCTGCCCCGGGGGTGTAGCGGTGCACGGCTGCGGCGTGGGCGACGGCACCCGCGGGGGTCGGTGGGTCGGCGGCGATGATGGTGCCGCGGTGGGTGAGCAAGCGCTGCCAGGTGGCGTCGGCGGCCAGGGTGCGCACCACGTCGGCATCAAGCACACCCAGCCCGGCCAGCGCCCCGGGCAGGTCGGTGGCACCGGCGAGGGTGGCGGCGTCGATGCTGACCTGCAGCAACACCTGCGGCGTGGCCGGGGCCTGCGGGGCGCAGGGGCAGCCAGGATCGGTGCAGGTGCAGGCGAGGTGGTCCGCACCCAGGGCGAGGGCGGTGAGGGCGTCGGCGCGGCGCTGGGCGAGGCTGCGGGGATCGGCGCTGCAGACCGATTGCGCCATCTGCCCCAGCCGGGAGTCCAGCACCGCCCCGTCCACCGCCGGCAGCAGGCCCCACACCGACGCCAGTCCGTCGGTGTCGGCCCGCACCTGCAGATCTCGGTCGTGGTGAGCGCGCCGGCGGCGCTCGCGCACCCCGTCGGGGTCGACCTCGGCCACGATCCGGTCGAGTGCTGCCACCAGCCGGGCCCGGGTGAGCTCCCGACCCGGACGCAGCGCGACCTCCAGGATTCGGGCCTCCGCCGCCGCCGCCACCGACTCCTCCAGGACGGTGGTGCGGTCGGCGATCGCCCGCACCCGGGTGAAGTCCAGCTCCCCGCGGGCGAAGGCCAGCCGGGTCAACGGCAACCGCTCCGCCAGCGCCGCCCCACGTGCACGAACACCCCCGCCATCGCACGGCTCACCGTCAGGGCGACGCCCACCTCGGCGGCGACGAACTCCCCGACCTGCGCGGCACACACCTGGGCGCGGAGATCGTCCTCGCACCGGCGTCGGTACAGCTCCGCCACCGCCGCGAGCTTGCCGGCCGCGTGTGCAGCCTCCGCCCGGGCATGCGCAGCCATCAGCGCCACGAGCTCCTCGGTGGTGCACGCCCCCGGTCTCGGGTGCTCCGACAACGTCGCTGATTCGAACATGTGTTCGACTTTACCGGCAGGCTCGCGCTGTGGCTAGGGCGATTCGGGCCACCTTGCGTGACGGAGAGCTGGTGTAGGTGGAGACCGGGGCGGGACTGTCGAAACCCCCGTTCCTGGCGCGCGCCTGGCCACCTCCTGGGTTACTGCCTGTCATAGTGCGTAACTATGAGTGAGGTTCCGGAGACGTCCGACGGACGGTGGCGCGCCGCGCTGCAGGACGTCGTCGAGCGTCGCACCCCGCTCGCGCTGCACGCCCAGCCCATCGTGGAGCTCACCACCGGACGGGTCGCCGGCTACGAGCTGCTGTCGCGCTTCACCGGCCCCTGGCAGGCCTCGCCGGACCGCTGGTTCGCCGCCGCCGACCACTGGGGCTTCAACGCCGAGCTGCAGTCCCGCGTGCTCAGCGCCGGCATCGCCGCACGCGCCCACCTGCCGGCCAACACCTTCCTCACCGTCAACGTCGACCCCCACCTGCTCACGGTCGGTCAGGTCGCCGACGTCCTCACCGGCACCGACGACCTCACCCGCGTCGTGCTCGAGCTCACCGAGCACACCCAGGGCAGCGAGCACCCCACGGCGGCGGCGGTGATCGAGCACGTCCGCAGCGTCGGCGGGCTCATCGCCATGGACGACGCCGGCACCGGCTACGCCGGGCTGAGCAAGCTGCTGACGCTGCGGCCGGACATCGTCAAGCTGGACCGCGAGCTGGTCACCGGCATCGACCGCGACCCGGTGAAGCGCTCCCTGGTGGAGGTCTTCGGCGACCTCGCCGGTCGGATGGACGCCTGGATCCTGGCCGAGGGCATCGAGACCACCGGCGAGCTGGACGCGCTGATCGCGCTGGGTGTGCCCCTCGGGCAGGGCTGGGCGCTGGCCCGCCCCGCGCCCACCATGCGCACCGAGCTGGAGCCCGACACGGTCACCCGCATCCGCAGCACCGCCAGCCGTACCGTTCTCGGCGACCACGTCGCCTCCTTGGTGCGCACCGCGGTGGTGGGCTCCGACCCGCTCACCTGCGACGTGCTGGTCGCCGAGACCGGCCGCGTCACCCAGGTGCGGGTGCCGGGGGCGGTGCGCGGGTCGACGAGCGGGTGGGCTCCGGCGATGACCGTGGCGCCGAGCGCTGACGTGGTGGAGGTGGCTCGCCGGGCTGTGGTGCGCGCGGAGCCCCACCGGTTCGCCCCGCTGGTGTGCACCGACGGAGCGGGTTCGGTCCTTGGCACCGTCACCGTGGACGACCTCGTCGTGGCCCTCTGTCGGCGGCCCTAGCCGCTCAGGAGATCGTGGGGCCGGCCGATGGGGGAGAGACGACACTCCATCGAGAGAGGCCAGACATGAAGAGCTTTCGCTGCGGCGACGTGGTGCCCGGGTGCACCGCTGCGTTCACCGGTACCGAGGACGAGATCCTGGCCCAGGCCGCCAGGCACGCCGCCAGGGACCACGGCATGACCAGCGTGTCGCCCGAGATGGTGCTGCAGGTGCGTGGGGCGATGACCCCCCTGACCGCCTGACCTTGCTGGTGCGCTGCCGCGTCGACCGAGGCGCCGAATCGGCGTGACCAGCGTCATGGTGTGATCCGTTATCTACTCTCCAGTAAGGTAACGGCCATGACGAGCACCAAGAGCCATGAGACGAGCTCAGGCGCGCCGCGTCCGGCCCAGCGCGACGCCATGGGCTACGGCCTCGCAGCGCTGAACTGGTTGGCCGGGTCGTCCGTGCTGGATCGCCTGAAGATGCGCAAGCGCGCCGAGCAGGTGGCCTACCAGGCTTCGCGCAGCGGCTTCCGCGTGGCGGGGGCGGCCAGCCGGGGCTTCAGCGCGGTGAACCAGCTGGGCAAGCCCGCCCGCCTGCCTGCCGCCCGCCCCAGCGACCTGTTCGACCTCACCCCCGACGACGAGCAGCAGATGATCGTGGAGACGGTGGCCGACTTCGCCGCCGAGCAGCTGCGCCCGGCCGCCTCAGAGGCCAACGAGGCCTGCGCTCCGCCGCCCGGGCTGCTGGAGCGGGTCAACGAGCTGGGCGTGACGCTGGTCGGCGTGCCCGAGGAGCTGGGCGGGGTGGGCAGCGAGCGCTCCGCCGTCACCAACGTCCTGGTGGCCGAGGCCCTGGCGCACGGTGACATGGGCCTGGCGGTCTCCTGCCTGGCGCCGTCGGCCGTCAGCACCGCCCTGGTGCTCTGGGGCGACGCAGCCCAGCAGGCCAAGTACCTGCCGGCCTTCGTGGGCGAGGACGTCCCGGCCGCCGCGCTGGCCGTGCTCGAGCCGCACCCGCTGTTCGACCCCTTCGCGCTGCGCACCACCGCGCGGCGCTCCGGCACAGGGTTCGTGCTCACCGGCGCCAAGTCGCTGGTGCCCCGGGCTGCCGAGGACGAGCTGTTCATCATCGCCGCAGAGCTGGAGGGCACCGGTCCCGCGCTGTTCGTGGTGGAGTCCAGCAGCGTCGGGCTGAGCATCGAGGCAGAGCCGGCCATGGGGCTGCGGGCCGCGAGCATGGGACGGGTGATGCTCGACGAGGTGCACCTGCCCGCCGACGCGCTGCTCGGGGCGGGACGTCCCGAGGTGTACGCCGAGTGCATCCGGCTGGGCCGCCTCGGCTGGAGCGCTCTCGCGCTGGGCACGAGCAAGGCCGTGCTGGACTACGTCACCCCCTACGTCAACGAGCGCATCGCCTTCGGCGAGCCCATCAGCAACCGGCAGGGCGTGGCCTTCAAGGTGGCGGACATGGCCATCGAGCTGGAGGGCATGCGCCTGGTCACCTACCGGGCCGCAAGCCGGGCCGCGCAGGGCAAGGACTTCGCCAGGGACACCGCCCTGGCCCGCAAGCTGTGCGCCGAGCGCGGCATGAGCATCGGCAGCGACGGCGTGCAGCTGCTCGGCGGCCACGGATTTGTCAAGGAGCACCCGGTCGAGCGGTGGTACCGCGACCTCCGCAGCATCGGCGTGATGGAAGGAATCGTGCTCGCATGATCAACCTCGAGGTTCCCAGGAAGTTCACCGCCTTCGTCAACCAGGCGCACCAGACCGCCGCGGAGGTGCTGCGGGCGAACTCGCGCAAGTACGACTCCGCCGAGCACTCCTACCCCAAGGAGCTGGACCTGCTGGCGTCCGTCGTCGACGGGCTCAACGACTCCTCGGCCACCGGCGGTGCCGGGGCTGCCGGTGTGCGCCGCACCGCCCAGAGCGGGGAGCAGAAGAACGCCAACGGCTCCAACATGTCCACCGCGCTGTCCATCATGGAGATGTGCTGGGGCGACGTGGGCCTGCTGCTGTCCATGCCGCGCCAGGGCCTGGGCAACTCGGCGATCGCCTCGGTGGCCAACGACGAGCAGCTCGAGCGCTTCGCCGGCACCTGGGCGTCGATGGCCATCACCGAGCCGCAGTGCGGGTCGGACTCCGCGGCCATCCGCACCACGGCGGTGCTCGACGGCGACCACTACGTGCTCAACGGCGAGAAGATCTTCGTCACCTCCGGCGAGCGGTCGGACTCCGTGGTGGTGTGGGCGACGCTGGACAAGAACCTCGGCCGCGCCGCCATCAAGTCGTTCCTGGTGCCCAAGGACACCCCGGGCCTGACCGTGGCCCGCCTGGAGCACAAGCTGGGGATCCGGGCGTCGGACACCGCCACGCTGTTCCTGGAGAACTGCCGGGTGCCCAAGGAGAACCTGCTGGGCAACCCGGAGATCGACACCTCCGGCGGCTTCGCCGGTGCCATGCAGACCTTCGACAACACCCGCCCGCTGGTGGCCGCGATGGCCGTCGGCTGCGCCCGGGCGGCCATCGAGGAGACCCGCGACCTGCTGGCCGAGGCCGGCGTGGTGGTGGACTACGACCGGCCCGCCGCCCAGCAGTCGCACGCCGCGGCAACGCTGCTGGGCATGGAGGCCGACTGGGAGGCCGCGTACCTGCTGGTGCTGCAGGCGGCGTGGATGGCCGACAACGGCAAGCCGAACTCGCTGCAGGCGTCGATGGCCAAGGCCAAGGCCGGCCGGGTGGGCACCGAGATCACCCTGCGCTGCGTGGAGCTGGTCGGCTCGATCGCCTACTCCGAGCACTCCCTGCTGGAGAAGTGGGCCCGCGACTCCAAGATCCTGGACATCTTCGAGGGCACCCAGCAGATCCAGCAGCTGATCGTGGCGCGCAGACTGCTGGGGAAGAGCTCGGCCGAGCTGAAGTAGGCCGGCTCACCCGGGACAGGTTCGGAGGCTGCGGATGTGGTGGGAAGGCAGGATGGTGCCCCGGGCAGCGGTGCTGCTGTGGGCGGACGGTCTTCCCGGAGAGGCCGGTCAGCCGGCGTACCCGGAGCTGGCTCGACTCACCGTGACGGTCACCTCCCGCGCCGAGCTGGAGCTCCTCCTGCTCCGCGTCCGTGCCGCCGAGCACCTGCACCTGCTCGAGGTCGTCGAGGTCCCCGCCCACGTGCGCACCGTGGTGGTGCTCGGGCTGGCTGACGCCGGCGTGCTGGACGGGGACGTCACCCTGCTCGCCGAGCTGCACCGCCTCGGCGTGCGGGTGCTCGCCCCCATCCACGGCCACGGCAACGCCGCCGGCTCGGGTGCCCTCGACCGCGTGGACGCGGGGCTCACCGAGCACGGCCAGGTGCTGCTCGCCGAGCTCAACGCGGTGGGCATGGTGGTGGACGCCGCCGGGGCCAGCGAGCGCGCCACCGTGCAGATGTGCGAGCTCACCCGCGCCCCGCTGCTCATCAGCCACTGCGTGCTGGACGCCGACTGCGCGGTTCCCGGTGCCATCACCGTCGGGCAGGCGCGGGCCTGTGCGGCGACCGGCGGGGTGATCGGCATCGGTACCCCGGCAACCGCCGCCACGGTCGGGGCGGAGGACTTCCTCGCCCTGCTCGAGCGGGCGGTGGCCCTGGTGGGCGCCGAGCACGTGGGGCTGGGCGCCGTGGCCCCGGAGGTGCTGCGGGGACTGGACGGCACGCTGCGCGCGCGGGGGTGGTCGGCCTCGGACGCGGCCGCCGTGATCGGGGGCAACGCGGTGCGGGTGGCCCGGCAGGTGCTGGGCCGGGGATAGCGCCACACCAGTGGGTGACACCTCAGTGGGATGGCGGAGGATCGGCCCGCCACCCCGGTAGCGTTGCGCCCATGGTTGAACGACGCACCAAGGTTGCTGTGGTCTACGGCGGACGCAGCAGCGAGCACGCCGTGAGCTGCGTGTCGGCGGGCAGCGTGCTCAGCCACCTCGACCCGGAGCGCTTCGAGGCCGTGCCCCTGGGGATCACCCGGGACGGCGCGTGGGTGCTGGGCACCACCGACCCCGAGGCGCTGGCCATCCACGGCCGCACCCTGCCCAGCGTGGACCCCGACGGCGTCTCCGTGGCGCTGTGCGTCGACCCGCACCGCGGCGGCGACGTGGTGGCGCTCGACCGGGACCGTGCCGGCGAGGTGCTCGCCACGGTGGACGTGGTGTTCCCCGTGCTGCACGGCGCCTACGGCGAGGACGGCACGGTGCAGGGCATGCTCGAGCTGGCGGGGCTGCCCTACGTCGGCGCCGGTGTGCTCGCCAGCGCGGCGGGGATGGACAAGGAGCTCACCAAGAAGCTGCTGGCCGCCGAGGGACTGCCCGGGGGCACCCAGGTGGCGCTGCGCGGTGGTGTGGCCACCCTGGACCAGGGGCAGCGCGAGCGGCTCGGGCTTCCCGTGTTCGTCAAGCCGGCCCGGGCAGGGTCGTCGTTCGGCGTCAGCAAGGTGACCAGCTGGGACCACCTGGACGCCGCCATCGCCGAGGCCCGGCGCTTCGACCCCAAGGTGGTCATCGAGTCGGCGGTGGTGGGCCGCGAGGTGGAGTGCGGGGTGCTCGAGCTGCCCGACGGCACCGTGCGCGCCAGCCTGCCCGCGGAGATCCGGCTGCTCAAGGCCGACGACGACAACGCCTTCTACGACTTCGACACCAAGTACCTCGACGACGTGGTGGCCTACGACATCCCCGCGGTGCTGGACGAGCAGACCCTCACCGCCCTGCAGGAGATGGCGGTGACGGCCTTCCACGCCCTCAGCGGTCAGGGCCTGGCCCGGGTGGACTTCTTCGTCTGCGAGGACGGCTCGCTGGTGATCAACGAGGTCAACACCATGCCGGGGTTCACCCCGATCTCCATGTACCCGCAGATGTGGGCGGCCAGCGGCATGGACTACCCGTCCCTGCTGAGCACCCTCGTGGACACCGCCGTCGCCCGCGGAACCGGCCTGCGCTGAGGCCCTGACGCCCTAGCGGACCGGGGCGGGGTCCAGCGCCGTGGCGGGCAGGGTGGCCCGCACGGTGGACGAGATCTCCTGCACCGGGGTGGGGCCGGTGCCGTTGGGCAGGGTCAGGCCGACGTAGACGGCCCGGTCGACGGCCACCCACGTGGTGGAGCTGAGCCCGACCTCGGCGCCGGAGATCTGCAGCCACTGCACACCGTCCACCTCCACCAGCGCCGCCGCGGTGTCGAACTCGGCGGGCCGGTCGATGCCACAGCGCAGCACCACGGGGTCGGCTGACTCCGGGCCCTGCCACGCCGCAGCCCCGGCCGGTGCCGGCTGGACCAGCTGGGCTCGCTCGTCGTCGCCGAGCGTCTGCGGCAGCGCGGCCAGCAGGCTGGTGCACTCCGGCGACGTCGCCTCCGGGGCAGGGATCGCGCCCACCACCACCGGCCCGTCGCCGGCGCTGTCGTCCTTGGCGATCACCGCCGCAGCGATCACGCCCACGGCCAGGGCCACCGGCAGGGCCACGGCAGCGGCGAGGACAGCAGGGGGATGGGTGCGCGACACCGTCGGTCAGCTCCTCACTCGGGGTCGCCGCCACTGCAGGTACTGCCGCGGAGGGGCGGGCACCAGCAGGGTAGAAACTACTGCCAGGGAAACGGCTGCCAAGCAGGAGCGGCGGCGGCGACGTCGAACCACTCATCGACCGGGTCGTCCCGATCGCTGCCAAGGTACCCGCAGCCGGATCACCGCACCGCCACGACCACAGCCCAGCAGGAGGCCCCCGATTACGTCCGCATCGAGCAAGCAGACCGTCGCCGACATCGGCGAGCTCGGGGTGATCGACCGGGCCGTGCGCGGCCACGTGCAGCCCGACACCACCCTGCTCGGTCCCGGTGACGAC is from Rhodococcus sp. X156 and encodes:
- a CDS encoding HNH endonuclease signature motif containing protein, whose protein sequence is MTRLAFARGELDFTRVRAIADRTTVLEESVAAAAEARILEVALRPGRELTRARLVAALDRIVAEVDPDGVRERRRRAHHDRDLQVRADTDGLASVWGLLPAVDGAVLDSRLGQMAQSVCSADPRSLAQRRADALTALALGADHLACTCTDPGCPCAPQAPATPQVLLQVSIDAATLAGATDLPGALAGLGVLDADVVRTLAADATWQRLLTHRGTIIAADPPTPAGAVAHAAAVHRYTPGAALARLVRARDGHCRFPGCAVPAARCDLDHVEPFHHSNPAAGGLTVATNLQCLCRWHHRLKTHGDWTVQPQRGAVMRWTSPTGTTHDTVPGDPHHLPPPSEDHLTGAERHDFLHHVPTHHDIDGDNTDGDDHNRGQATHPAAHHLVTASADPPPF
- a CDS encoding aminotransferase class V-fold PLP-dependent enzyme; this encodes MPLDVDRARRETSGCREVAHLNNAGAALPPDAVTEAVIDHLRLEARIGGYEAAAQAAEATAHTYSAVAELLGCADTEVALVENATRAWDMAFYSLSFSPGDRILTSTAEYASNALALLQVAQRTGARIEVLADDEHGQVDLTDLAERLDSTVKLVAVTHVPTHGGLVNPAEGIGTLTRAAGVPFLLDACQSAGQLPLDVRTLGCDMLSATGRKFLRGPRGTGFLYVAESLADRLQPPFLDLHSASWTGPDTFTVAPGARRFETWEGNVAGKIGLGVAVDHALQWGLPAIAERITTVAATLRERLRELPHVQVHDRGERLCGIVTFSVHDAASADVSAQLRRAGINTSVTTAANSRFDPHAQQDLVRASVHYYNTTDEIDQLCAALPR
- a CDS encoding EAL domain-containing protein translates to MSEVPETSDGRWRAALQDVVERRTPLALHAQPIVELTTGRVAGYELLSRFTGPWQASPDRWFAAADHWGFNAELQSRVLSAGIAARAHLPANTFLTVNVDPHLLTVGQVADVLTGTDDLTRVVLELTEHTQGSEHPTAAAVIEHVRSVGGLIAMDDAGTGYAGLSKLLTLRPDIVKLDRELVTGIDRDPVKRSLVEVFGDLAGRMDAWILAEGIETTGELDALIALGVPLGQGWALARPAPTMRTELEPDTVTRIRSTASRTVLGDHVASLVRTAVVGSDPLTCDVLVAETGRVTQVRVPGAVRGSTSGWAPAMTVAPSADVVEVARRAVVRAEPHRFAPLVCTDGAGSVLGTVTVDDLVVALCRRP
- a CDS encoding NAD(P)H-dependent glycerol-3-phosphate dehydrogenase, with amino-acid sequence MARVAVLGAGSWGTTFAKVLADAGSDVTLWARRPEVARQVQEQRRNADYLPGVTLPDTLCATSDARAALDGADIVALAVPAQSLRENLVGWTDGLPAHATLLSLAKGVELGTLQRMTEVVREVTGAAADRVAVLSGPNLAREIALEQPTATVIACLDHERAVAVQQACTSWYFRPYTNTDVLGCELAGAYKNVIALACGMAVGMGMGENSLASIITRGLAETTRLGVALGAEPATFAGLAGMGDLVATCSSTLSRNRTFGARLGAGESLEQAQLATKGQVAEGVKSCSAITELAARHSVDVPIAAGVHRVCHDGLSVQVLASQLLGRRTKPE
- a CDS encoding acyl-CoA dehydrogenase family protein, with the translated sequence MTSTKSHETSSGAPRPAQRDAMGYGLAALNWLAGSSVLDRLKMRKRAEQVAYQASRSGFRVAGAASRGFSAVNQLGKPARLPAARPSDLFDLTPDDEQQMIVETVADFAAEQLRPAASEANEACAPPPGLLERVNELGVTLVGVPEELGGVGSERSAVTNVLVAEALAHGDMGLAVSCLAPSAVSTALVLWGDAAQQAKYLPAFVGEDVPAAALAVLEPHPLFDPFALRTTARRSGTGFVLTGAKSLVPRAAEDELFIIAAELEGTGPALFVVESSSVGLSIEAEPAMGLRAASMGRVMLDEVHLPADALLGAGRPEVYAECIRLGRLGWSALALGTSKAVLDYVTPYVNERIAFGEPISNRQGVAFKVADMAIELEGMRLVTYRAASRAAQGKDFARDTALARKLCAERGMSIGSDGVQLLGGHGFVKEHPVERWYRDLRSIGVMEGIVLA
- a CDS encoding DUF1059 domain-containing protein; protein product: MKSFRCGDVVPGCTAAFTGTEDEILAQAARHAARDHGMTSVSPEMVLQVRGAMTPLTA
- a CDS encoding cystathionine gamma-lyase; the protein is MSTPEQGLGDSTRCVRAGVAPGAPGEPIMPGPVLAAPYHLSADEGSESDFYARNSNPTWRGLELALSQLEGEGSPEVGAAVFGTGMSAITVLMRTVLRPGDVLVMPSDGYYLARAYAAEKLVPQGIEVREVDTPAMVEAVAGARLVLAESPSNPGLDVVDLRALSAACRRAGALLAVDNTTATPLGQLPLQLGADVVVASGTKALSGHSDLLMGYLATADAELLGQVYRERTMSGVVLGPFEAWLAHRSIGSAALRLDRQGTNAAALAELLVRHPAVTDVRWPGLADDPAHAVAATQMSRFGGLVRGVLPSAEAVHALVAASELTTLATSFGGLHTTIDRRARWGDDVAPGFFRLSCGIEDTDDLVRDLTQALDSLR
- a CDS encoding pyridoxamine 5'-phosphate oxidase family protein: MSPELSPTPRSTVRKSARARTDRADLHAVLDAGLVAHLGVVVDGAPLVLPTTYGRVGDTVYVHASTGAPSLRAAAGHRVCLTVTLLDGLVYARSVFHHSANYRSAVLHAEARPVTDPQEKLAALRALVEHVTPGSWEHARGPSAKELAATAVLAIDTSEASVKVRQGPPVDDDADVEAGTAWAGVLPVTQSWGEPQPCALLPVEAAVPAHVRDRG